One stretch of Nicotiana tabacum cultivar K326 chromosome 18, ASM71507v2, whole genome shotgun sequence DNA includes these proteins:
- the LOC107784251 gene encoding choline monooxygenase, chloroplastic isoform X2, translating to MAVLQKLSSFNHFSRQQHQKLSQFKNPKLCCPIKHRIHHPSFQVSSSLNTNYSNYHDYAQKLVQEFDPKIPIEEAVTPPSSWYTDPSFYNQELNQVFFKGWQAVGYTEQIKEPSQYFTGRLGNVEYVVCRDDGGKIHAFHNVCRHHASLLASGSGKRSCFVCPYHGWTYGLDGTLLKATRITGIKNFKVNEMGLVPMKVAVWGPFILLNFENGVLYEQESDFDLVGNEWLGTSSQILADGGVDSSLSFLCRREYTIECNWKVFCDNYLDGGYHVPYAHKSLASGLTLDSYSTTILEKVSIQRCETGSAEKDQEFDRLGSKALYAFVYPNFMINRYGPWMDTNLVLPQGPRKCLVIFDYFLDASLKGDESFIAQSLQDSETVQMEDIKLCEAVQRGLESPAYNSGRYAPQVEKAMHHFHCLLYENLCN from the exons ATGGCAGTTCTGCAGAAGCTCAGTTCCTTTAATCACTTCTCCAGACAACAACATCAAAAACTATCTCAATTCAAGAATCCCAAATTATGTTGTCCTATAAAGCACAGAATCCATCATCCTTCATTTCAAGTCTCATCTTCACTTAACACTAATTACTCAAACTACCATGATTATGCTCAAAAATTGGTTCAAGAATTTGACCCCAAAATCCCTATTGAAGAAGCTGTGACCCCACCTAGTTCTTGGTACACTGACCCTTCTTTTTATAATCAAGAACTCAATCAAGTTTTCTTCAAAGGATGGCAAGCTGTTG GGTACACCGAACAGATCAAAGAGCCAAGCCAATATTTCACCGGAAG ATTGGGCAATGTCGAGTATGTTGTATGTCGAGATGATGGTGGAAAAATACATGCTTTTCATAACGTGTGCCGGCATCACGCCTCTCTTCTTGCCTCGGGAAGTGGGAAAAGATCTTGCTTTGTTTGCCCATACCAT GGGTGGACATATGGATTGGACGGAACGCTTCTTAAGGCAACTAGAATAACTGGAATCAAGAACTTCAAAGTGAAc GAGATGGGACTAGTTCCAATGAAAGTAGCTGTATGGGGGCCGTTCATACTTCTCAATTTTGAAAATGGAGTTTTGTATGAACAAGAATCTGATTTTGACTTGGTTGGAAACGAATGGCTGGGTACTTCATCCCAAATCTTGGCGGATGGTGGAGTCGATTCTTCATTAAGTTTTTTATGTAGACGCGAATACACCATTGAGTGTAACTGGAAG GTGTTCTGTGACAACTACTTGGATGGCGGTTATCATGTACCATATGCTCATAAAAGTCTTGCTTCTGGTCTGACGCTTGACTCGTATTCTACCACG ATACTTGAGAAAGTGAGCATCCAACGATGTGAAACTGGTAGTGCAGAAAAGGACCAAGAATTTGATCGACTTGGATCAAAAGCTTTATATGCATTTGTGTATCCAAACTTCATGATCAACAG GTATGGTCCTTGGATGGACACGAATCTCGTACTGCCTCAAGGACCACGGAAATGTCTAGTGATATTTGACTACTTTCTTGATGCATCTCTCAAG GGTGACGAGAGTTTTATCGCACAGAGTCTCCAAGATAGTGAGACAGTGCAG ATGGAGGATATAAAATTATGTGAAGCTGTACAACGAGGCCTCGAATCACCCGCGTACAACTCTGGCCGGTATGCACCACAAGTCGAGAAAGCTATGCATCATTTTCACTGTCTTCTATAtgaaaatctttgtaattga
- the LOC107784251 gene encoding choline monooxygenase, chloroplastic isoform X1, which yields MAVLQKLSSFNHFSRQQHQKLSQFKNPKLCCPIKHRIHHPSFQVSSSLNTNYSNYHDYAQKLVQEFDPKIPIEEAVTPPSSWYTDPSFYNQELNQVFFKGWQAVGYTEQIKEPSQYFTGRLGNVEYVVCRDDGGKIHAFHNVCRHHASLLASGSGKRSCFVCPYHGWTYGLDGTLLKATRITGIKNFKVNEMGLVPMKVAVWGPFILLNFENGVLYEQESDFDLVGNEWLGTSSQILADGGVDSSLSFLCRREYTIECNWKVFCDNYLDGGYHVPYAHKSLASGLTLDSYSTTQILEKVSIQRCETGSAEKDQEFDRLGSKALYAFVYPNFMINRYGPWMDTNLVLPQGPRKCLVIFDYFLDASLKGDESFIAQSLQDSETVQMEDIKLCEAVQRGLESPAYNSGRYAPQVEKAMHHFHCLLYENLCN from the exons ATGGCAGTTCTGCAGAAGCTCAGTTCCTTTAATCACTTCTCCAGACAACAACATCAAAAACTATCTCAATTCAAGAATCCCAAATTATGTTGTCCTATAAAGCACAGAATCCATCATCCTTCATTTCAAGTCTCATCTTCACTTAACACTAATTACTCAAACTACCATGATTATGCTCAAAAATTGGTTCAAGAATTTGACCCCAAAATCCCTATTGAAGAAGCTGTGACCCCACCTAGTTCTTGGTACACTGACCCTTCTTTTTATAATCAAGAACTCAATCAAGTTTTCTTCAAAGGATGGCAAGCTGTTG GGTACACCGAACAGATCAAAGAGCCAAGCCAATATTTCACCGGAAG ATTGGGCAATGTCGAGTATGTTGTATGTCGAGATGATGGTGGAAAAATACATGCTTTTCATAACGTGTGCCGGCATCACGCCTCTCTTCTTGCCTCGGGAAGTGGGAAAAGATCTTGCTTTGTTTGCCCATACCAT GGGTGGACATATGGATTGGACGGAACGCTTCTTAAGGCAACTAGAATAACTGGAATCAAGAACTTCAAAGTGAAc GAGATGGGACTAGTTCCAATGAAAGTAGCTGTATGGGGGCCGTTCATACTTCTCAATTTTGAAAATGGAGTTTTGTATGAACAAGAATCTGATTTTGACTTGGTTGGAAACGAATGGCTGGGTACTTCATCCCAAATCTTGGCGGATGGTGGAGTCGATTCTTCATTAAGTTTTTTATGTAGACGCGAATACACCATTGAGTGTAACTGGAAG GTGTTCTGTGACAACTACTTGGATGGCGGTTATCATGTACCATATGCTCATAAAAGTCTTGCTTCTGGTCTGACGCTTGACTCGTATTCTACCACG CAGATACTTGAGAAAGTGAGCATCCAACGATGTGAAACTGGTAGTGCAGAAAAGGACCAAGAATTTGATCGACTTGGATCAAAAGCTTTATATGCATTTGTGTATCCAAACTTCATGATCAACAG GTATGGTCCTTGGATGGACACGAATCTCGTACTGCCTCAAGGACCACGGAAATGTCTAGTGATATTTGACTACTTTCTTGATGCATCTCTCAAG GGTGACGAGAGTTTTATCGCACAGAGTCTCCAAGATAGTGAGACAGTGCAG ATGGAGGATATAAAATTATGTGAAGCTGTACAACGAGGCCTCGAATCACCCGCGTACAACTCTGGCCGGTATGCACCACAAGTCGAGAAAGCTATGCATCATTTTCACTGTCTTCTATAtgaaaatctttgtaattga
- the LOC107784251 gene encoding choline monooxygenase, chloroplastic isoform X3, which produces MGYKTMVIVLTTGQVKRECNAGYTEQIKEPSQYFTGRLGNVEYVVCRDDGGKIHAFHNVCRHHASLLASGSGKRSCFVCPYHGWTYGLDGTLLKATRITGIKNFKVNEMGLVPMKVAVWGPFILLNFENGVLYEQESDFDLVGNEWLGTSSQILADGGVDSSLSFLCRREYTIECNWKVFCDNYLDGGYHVPYAHKSLASGLTLDSYSTTQILEKVSIQRCETGSAEKDQEFDRLGSKALYAFVYPNFMINRYGPWMDTNLVLPQGPRKCLVIFDYFLDASLKGDESFIAQSLQDSETVQMEDIKLCEAVQRGLESPAYNSGRYAPQVEKAMHHFHCLLYENLCN; this is translated from the exons ATGGGGTACAAAACTATGGTAATTGTATTGACTACAGGACAAGTAAAACGAGAGTGTAATGCAG GGTACACCGAACAGATCAAAGAGCCAAGCCAATATTTCACCGGAAG ATTGGGCAATGTCGAGTATGTTGTATGTCGAGATGATGGTGGAAAAATACATGCTTTTCATAACGTGTGCCGGCATCACGCCTCTCTTCTTGCCTCGGGAAGTGGGAAAAGATCTTGCTTTGTTTGCCCATACCAT GGGTGGACATATGGATTGGACGGAACGCTTCTTAAGGCAACTAGAATAACTGGAATCAAGAACTTCAAAGTGAAc GAGATGGGACTAGTTCCAATGAAAGTAGCTGTATGGGGGCCGTTCATACTTCTCAATTTTGAAAATGGAGTTTTGTATGAACAAGAATCTGATTTTGACTTGGTTGGAAACGAATGGCTGGGTACTTCATCCCAAATCTTGGCGGATGGTGGAGTCGATTCTTCATTAAGTTTTTTATGTAGACGCGAATACACCATTGAGTGTAACTGGAAG GTGTTCTGTGACAACTACTTGGATGGCGGTTATCATGTACCATATGCTCATAAAAGTCTTGCTTCTGGTCTGACGCTTGACTCGTATTCTACCACG CAGATACTTGAGAAAGTGAGCATCCAACGATGTGAAACTGGTAGTGCAGAAAAGGACCAAGAATTTGATCGACTTGGATCAAAAGCTTTATATGCATTTGTGTATCCAAACTTCATGATCAACAG GTATGGTCCTTGGATGGACACGAATCTCGTACTGCCTCAAGGACCACGGAAATGTCTAGTGATATTTGACTACTTTCTTGATGCATCTCTCAAG GGTGACGAGAGTTTTATCGCACAGAGTCTCCAAGATAGTGAGACAGTGCAG ATGGAGGATATAAAATTATGTGAAGCTGTACAACGAGGCCTCGAATCACCCGCGTACAACTCTGGCCGGTATGCACCACAAGTCGAGAAAGCTATGCATCATTTTCACTGTCTTCTATAtgaaaatctttgtaattga
- the LOC107774818 gene encoding calcium-transporting ATPase 8, plasma membrane-type, with translation MSGEENVKTSPYRRHQNSNEDLEAGINGSSSRSMDCGGSPFDIPRTKSAPIDRLKRWRQAALVLNASRRFRYTLDLKKEEERKQLIAKIRTHAQVIRAAVLFQEAGRTVNGDGALKTLPPTTTSLGEFDISLEELAYMSREHDVPALQRCGGVKGVSEKLKTSLDKGIDGDEVDLLKRKNAYGSNTYPRKKGRSFWRFVWEACCDTTLIILMVAAAASLALGIKTEGIKEGWYDGGSIALAVIIVIVVTAVSDYKQSLQFQNLNEEKQNIQIEVVRGGRRIPVSIFDVVVGDVVPLKIGDQVPADGILISGHSLAIDESSMTGESKIVHKDLKSPFLMSGCKVADGYGTMLVIGVGINTEWGLLMASITEDNGEETPLQVRLNGVATFIGIVGLTVALAVLIVLMIRFFTGHTYNPDGTVQFKAGKTRVGKAVDGAIKIFTVAVTIVVVAVPEGLPLAVTLTLAYSMRKMMADKALVRRLSACETMGSATTICSDKTGTLTLNQMTVVEAYVCGKKIDPPDDRSAVPPTVLSLLHEGVGLNTTGSIFVPQGGGAAEISGSPTEKAILQWAVNLGMNFDAVQSEASIIHAFPFNSEKKRGGVAVKLHDSEVHLHWKGAAEIVLSCCTSFIDENGSVVPLGDDKVSHFKQSINDMAASSLRCVAIAYRQFDVEKVPNEEEVEQWQIPEGDLVLLAIVGIKDPCRPGVRDAVQLCSDAGVKVRMVTGDNLQTAKAIALECGILKSDADATEPNLIEGKRFRALSEEDRKEVAEKISVMGRSSPNDKLLLVQALRSKGHVVAVTGDGTNDAPALHEADIGLAMGIQGTEVAKESSDIIILDDNFASVVKVVRWGRSVYANIQKFIQFQLTVNVAALIINVVAAVSAGDVPLNAVQLLWVNLIMDTLGALALATEPPTDHLMRRAPVGRREPLVTNIMWRNLLIQALYQVTVLLILNFRGEQILHLEHETREHAVKVKNTLIFNAFVLCQVFNEFNARKPDEINVFRGVHKNRLFISIIGFTLVLQVIIIFFLGKFVSTVRLSWQLWLVSIVIGLISWPLAALGKLIPVPEKPFGDYFSKKLPRRRNQQECS, from the exons ATGAGTGGTGAAGAAAATGTGAAAACCTCGCCGTATAGGCGGCATCAGAATAGTAATGAGGATTTGGAAGCTGGGATTAATGGCAGCAGTAGCAGGTCTATGGATTGTGGTGGAAGTCCTTTTGATATTCCAAGGACTAAGAGTGCTCCTATTGACCGCTTGAAACGCTGGAGG CAAGCTGCGCTTGTCCTTAATGCTTCTCGTCGATTTCGATATACCTTGGActtaaaaaaggaagaagaaagaaagcaaTTGATTGCTAAAATTAGAACCCATGCCCAAGTTATTCGG GCAGCTGTTCTTTTTCAAGAAGCGGGGCGAACAGTCAATG GGGATGGGGCTCTTAAGACGTTGCCTCCAACTACTACCTCCCTTGGCGAGTTTGATATCAGCCTAGAGGAGCTGGCATATATGTCTAGAGAGCACGACGTCCCTGCTTTGCAGCGATGTGGAGGG GTTAAAGGGGTGTCAGAGAAGTTGAAAACAAGTTTAGATAAAGGAATTGATGGAGATGAAGTAGATCTGCTGAAACGGAAGAATGCATATGGATCCAACACATATCCTCGGAAGAAAGGGAGGAGTTTCTGG AGGTTTGTCTGGGAAGCTTGCTGTGATACAACCCTGATTATTTTGATGGTAGCCGCAGCTGCATCATTGGCGCTGGGCATAAAGACTGAG GGTATAAAAGAAGGATGGTACGATGGGGGAAGCATTGCTTTGGCAGTGATTATTGTCATAGTTGTGACAG CTGTTAGTGACTATAAGCAATCACTTCAGTTTCAAAATCTTAATGAAGAGAAGCAGAACATACAAATTGAG GTTGTTAGAGGTGGGCGGAGAATTCCCGTTTCAATATTTGATGTAGTTGTTGGTGATGTTGTGCCTCTGAAAATTGGTGACCAG GTACCTGCTGATGGAATATTAATCTCGGGTCACTCTCTTGCAATTGATGAATCAAGCATGACAGGAGAGAGCAAGATT GTTCACAAGGATTTAAAATCACCTTTCCTTATGTCTGGATGCAAAGTAGCCGATGGCTATGGAACGATGCTG GTGATAGGCGTTGGAATAAACACAGAATGGGGATTGTTGATGGCAAGCATTACAGAGGATAATGGAGAGGAAACACCATTGCAG GTCCGTCTGAATGGGGTGGCAACCTTCATTGGTATAGTTGGTCTCACTGTAGCTTTAGCTGTTCTGATTGTCCTTATGATCAG ATTCTTTACTGGGCATACTTATAACCCAGACGGCACTGTTCAATTCAAAGCTGGGAAAACAAGGGTTGGCAAGGCTGTAGATGGAGCTATAAAGATCTTCACTGTTGCT GTTACTATTGTGGTTGTGGCAGTGCCAGAAGGACTTCCTTTGGCAGTTACCCTAAC GCTTGCCTATTCAATGAGGAAAATGATGGCAGATAAGGCTTTG GTGAGAAGGCTTTCTGCTTGTGAAACTATGGGCTCTGCAACTACAATTTGCAGTGATAAAACTGGAACCTTGACTTTGAATCAG ATGACTGTGGTTGAGGCATATGTCTGCGGTAAAAAGATTGATCCACCTGATGATAGATCTGCAGTGCCTCCAACTGTGTTGTCTCTACTCCATGAAGGAGTAGGACTGAATACCACTGGAAGCATTTTTGTGCCACAG GGTGGTGGTGCTGCTGAGATTTCTGGATCGCCGACAGAGAAAGCTATTCTCCAATGGGCTGTCAAT CTAGGGATGAATTTTGATGCAGTACAATCAGAAGCATCCATTATTCATGCTTTCCCATTCAACTCAGAGAAAAAAAGAGGTGGCGTTGCTGTGAAGCTG CATGATTCTGAGGTTCACTTGCACTGGAAAGGGGCGGCTGAGATTGTTCTCTCTTGTTGTACAAGTTTCATTGATGAGAATGGGTCGGTGGTTCCTCTGGGTGATGATAAG GTGTCACATTTCAAGCAATCCATCAATGACATGGCAGCATCAAGTTTGCGATGCGTTGCTATTGCCTACAGACAATTTGACGTTGAGAAAGTTCCCAACGAAGAAGAAGTAGAGCAATGGCAAATACCTGAGGGTGATCTGGTATTACTTGCCATTGTTGGCATTAAG GATCCATGCCGCCCAGGTGTAAGAGATGCAGTTCAATTATGTAGTGATGCTGGAGTGAAG GTAAGAATGGTCACTGGTGACAACTTACAAACAGCAAAAGCAATAGCTTTGGAATGTGGGATTCTTAAGTCTGATGCTGATGCAACTGAACCAAACCTGATTGAAGGGAAGAGGTTTAGAGCTTTATCGGAGGAAGATAGAAAGGAAGTGGCAGAGAAAATATCG GTTATGGGAAGATCTTCTCCTAATGATAAGCTCTTGCTTGTTCAAGCACTAAGGAGTAAGGGCCATGTTGTAGCTGTAACTGGCGATGGCACTAATGATGCTCCTGCACTACATGAG GCCGATATTGGTCTTGCTATGGGCATTCAAGGAACAGAAGTTGCCAAAGAAAGTTCAGATATCATCATCCTGGATGACAATTTTGCTTCTGTTGTGAAG GTTGTCCGATGGGGCAGATCCGTATATGCTAACATCCAGAAATTCATCCAGTTTCAGCTAACTGTTAACGTTGCTGCTCTTATAATTAATGTTGTTGCTGCAGTTTCTGCTGGTGATGTCCCATTGAATGCTGTTCAG CTACTTTGGGTAAATCTTATTATGGACACCTTGGGTGCGCTTGCACTGGCCACAGAACCACCAACTGATCATCTAATGCGCCGAGCTCCTGTTGGTCGAAG GGAACCTCTCGTCACCAATATAATGTGGAGAAACCTATTAATACag GCTCTGTATCAAGTTACAGTTCTCCTAATCCTCAATTTCCGAGGTGAACAAATTCTGCATTTGGAGCATGAGACGAGGGAGCATGCTGTTAAAGTGAAGAATACCTTGATTTTCAATGCTTTTGTCCTGTGTCAG GTTTTCAATGAATTCAATGCTCGGAAGCCAGATGAGATAAATGTATTCAGAGGAGTCCACAAAAACCGTCTGTTCATTTCAATCATCGGCTTCACATTGGTGCTTCAG gTTATCATAATATTCTTTCTTGGAAAATTCGTTTCAACTGTGAGACTGAGTTGGCAATTGTGGCTTGTTTCAATAGTCATTGGACTTATAAG CTGGCCCCTTGCTGCTCTTGGGAAGTTGATACCTGTCCCTGAGAAGCCATTTGGGGACTACTTTTCCAAGAAATTACCGAGACGAAGAAATCAACAGGAGTGTTCATAG